One region of Atribacteraceae bacterium genomic DNA includes:
- a CDS encoding dipeptide ABC transporter ATP-binding protein, with the protein MSEKSLLRCRQLKKYFPIKTGLLRRTVGWVKAVDGVDFSVDPGETFGIVGESGCGKSTLGMTLLRLYDPSAGTILFDGNDISRVRYGTLKQMRRNIQMIFQDPFSSLNPRMSVGAIIEEGLRVHRMGNYRLRSRLVGELLEKVGLNAEHASRYPHEFSGGQRQRIGIARALSLNPRLVVADEAVSALDVSIRSQVLNLMLDLKREFNLTYLFISHDLGVVKHICDRIMVMYLGKVVEIASKETLFDGPLHPYTVALISAVPVPDPDYSMKRILLPGDIPSPIDSPPGCRFHTRCPVVQDLCRCGEPPLEEKQSGHQVACHFPGSLVFDYRQNGVSD; encoded by the coding sequence ATGAGTGAAAAGTCTTTGCTTCGCTGCCGGCAGTTAAAAAAATATTTCCCGATCAAAACCGGTCTCCTGCGAAGGACAGTTGGTTGGGTCAAAGCCGTGGACGGAGTTGACTTCAGCGTAGATCCCGGTGAAACCTTCGGTATAGTCGGTGAGTCCGGATGCGGTAAGAGTACTCTGGGGATGACCTTGCTGCGTCTTTACGATCCGAGTGCCGGGACCATTCTTTTTGACGGGAACGATATCTCCCGGGTTCGATACGGAACCCTGAAGCAGATGCGGCGGAACATACAGATGATTTTCCAGGATCCCTTCAGCTCACTCAACCCTCGGATGAGTGTCGGTGCAATCATCGAGGAGGGATTGCGGGTACACCGGATGGGGAATTACCGTCTCCGCTCCCGCCTGGTGGGGGAACTCCTGGAGAAAGTGGGACTGAACGCGGAGCATGCCTCCCGATATCCTCACGAATTTTCCGGGGGGCAGCGCCAGCGGATCGGCATCGCCCGAGCCCTATCCCTGAATCCCCGGTTGGTGGTGGCCGACGAAGCCGTTTCCGCTCTCGACGTTTCAATCCGCTCTCAAGTGCTCAACCTGATGCTGGACCTCAAGAGGGAGTTCAATCTGACTTATCTTTTTATTTCCCACGATTTGGGAGTAGTCAAGCACATTTGTGACCGGATCATGGTTATGTATCTCGGGAAAGTGGTGGAGATCGCTTCGAAAGAAACCCTTTTCGATGGCCCCCTCCATCCCTATACCGTGGCGTTGATTTCGGCTGTGCCGGTTCCCGATCCGGATTATTCAATGAAACGGATCCTGCTTCCCGGCGATATTCCCAGTCCGATCGATTCTCCTCCGGGATGTCGTTTTCATACCCGCTGTCCAGTGGTTCAGGATCTGTGTCGGTGCGGGGAACCTCCTCTTGAAGAAAAACAATCCGGCCATCAGGTGGCCTGCCATTTTCCAGGGAGCCTGGTGTTCGACTATCGGCAAAACGGCGTTTCCGACTGA
- the infC gene encoding translation initiation factor IF-3 translates to MKEEAVFIDIKYRVNHQIRVREVRVIDHEGNQLGVIPTRKAMEIAEEAGLDLVEVAPEANPPVCKIMDYGKFKYDKEKKAKISRRNQKIADLKELKMRPKIDEHDYQVKLKSALRFLQDGDRVKFTIRFRGRELTFKEKGVEILERVMTDLREMTKLEQTLKEEGRNITITLAPKK, encoded by the coding sequence ATGAAAGAGGAGGCGGTATTCATCGATATTAAATATCGAGTCAACCACCAGATACGGGTGCGGGAGGTCAGAGTGATTGACCATGAAGGCAATCAGTTGGGCGTTATTCCCACCAGAAAAGCTATGGAAATCGCTGAAGAGGCCGGCCTTGATCTGGTAGAAGTCGCACCGGAAGCCAATCCACCGGTATGTAAAATCATGGATTATGGGAAGTTCAAGTACGATAAGGAAAAGAAAGCCAAAATTTCCCGGCGGAACCAGAAAATTGCGGACCTCAAGGAACTGAAGATGCGTCCGAAGATAGACGAGCACGATTACCAGGTAAAGCTAAAAAGCGCTTTACGCTTTCTCCAGGACGGCGACCGGGTCAAGTTTACCATTCGTTTTCGGGGAAGAGAACTTACTTTCAAGGAAAAAGGCGTGGAAATCCTGGAAAGGGTGATGACTGATCTTCGGGAGATGACTAAACTCGAACAAACCTTGAAAGAGGAAGGCCGGAACATCACGATAACATTG